The following coding sequences are from one Leptolyngbya sp. NIES-3755 window:
- a CDS encoding putative membrane protein (similar to AA sequence:cyanobase_aa:LBDG_19080) — protein MTGDISAIACLRQVSIGNPSEAKLLVYPLSIDDVTAIGRDPRCQIVIDPLLFASVSRRHAEVRPCDPSEEHDRPCWWICDLNSSNGTYLNGQRLRGCRILRSGDRVTLGNDGPEFIFEYVGEVDREVESAVPIPTPSDSVTLTQLFPIVSTGRELTRKAYLVPGIITIIFVVALFVAVGQPLLFNRLLAGYIALVGFYFVYQLCGKRKPWWVMVLSAMGTYFLLRSPVLLLFIQIFREILPGQVPIPGQPINLLELLIRMFFGAGLMEELLKAIPLAVLFFIGRFLPAPWNDRVGIWEPLDGILLGAASAVGFTLIETLGQYVPDMIQTTSLQLGTGWDQLRGLQVLIPRLLGAISGHMAYSGYFGYFIGLAVLKPRQSWLILLIGYLTASGLHALWNVMGSVSEILLALVGMISYAFLAAAILKARSLSPTRSQNFATRLKS, from the coding sequence ATGACGGGCGATATTAGTGCCATAGCCTGCCTTCGACAAGTTTCGATCGGCAATCCTTCCGAAGCAAAATTACTGGTATATCCTTTATCGATCGATGATGTCACCGCGATCGGACGTGATCCGCGCTGTCAAATCGTCATCGATCCACTGTTGTTTGCGTCTGTGTCGCGTCGTCATGCAGAAGTCCGCCCCTGCGATCCGAGTGAAGAGCACGATCGTCCGTGTTGGTGGATCTGTGACCTGAATAGTTCTAATGGCACGTATCTGAATGGTCAGCGATTGCGTGGATGTCGAATTTTGCGATCGGGCGATCGAGTGACTTTGGGCAATGATGGACCTGAATTTATCTTTGAATATGTGGGGGAAGTCGATCGAGAAGTTGAGTCTGCTGTTCCAATTCCCACTCCATCAGATTCGGTCACGTTAACGCAGCTTTTCCCGATCGTTTCGACTGGGCGAGAACTCACCCGCAAAGCTTATCTCGTTCCAGGAATTATCACCATTATCTTTGTGGTCGCTCTCTTCGTTGCAGTCGGACAGCCGTTACTCTTCAATCGACTGTTAGCAGGATACATTGCGCTAGTTGGGTTCTATTTTGTATATCAACTCTGCGGCAAGCGAAAACCTTGGTGGGTGATGGTTCTCTCTGCAATGGGAACTTACTTTTTACTCCGCAGCCCTGTTTTACTTCTGTTTATCCAAATCTTTCGAGAAATTCTACCGGGACAAGTTCCCATACCTGGACAGCCGATCAATCTCTTGGAGTTACTAATTCGGATGTTCTTTGGAGCGGGACTAATGGAAGAATTGCTTAAAGCGATTCCGTTAGCAGTGCTGTTCTTCATTGGACGATTTTTGCCTGCACCGTGGAACGATCGAGTCGGGATTTGGGAGCCATTAGATGGAATTCTTCTTGGTGCAGCATCAGCCGTCGGATTCACTTTAATTGAAACCTTGGGACAATATGTGCCAGACATGATCCAAACCACCTCATTGCAATTGGGAACAGGTTGGGATCAGCTTCGCGGCTTACAAGTTCTGATTCCACGATTGTTAGGTGCAATCTCAGGACACATGGCGTACAGCGGCTATTTTGGGTACTTCATTGGGCTTGCGGTTCTCAAACCTCGACAAAGTTGGTTAATTCTTCTAATCGGTTATCTAACTGCTTCTGGACTTCATGCGCTTTGGAATGTGATGGGCAGTGTCAGCGAAATTCTACTCGCTTTAGTCGGCATGATTTCTTATGCGTTTCTCGCTGCGGCAATTCTGAAAGCCCGATCGCTTTCCCCCACTCGATCGCAGAATTTTGCCACCCGCCTAAAATCCTAG
- a CDS encoding hypothetical protein (hypothetical protein AplaP_23583;~similar to AA sequence:cyanobase_aa:LBDG_19070) translates to MIMTPKSGLFLGGSCVAAIAAVGCVFELTSGNPEYGALTTGIILAISAPLTVICFLAAVADARANNQ, encoded by the coding sequence ATGATCATGACCCCCAAAAGCGGTTTATTTCTCGGTGGATCTTGTGTCGCAGCGATCGCGGCTGTGGGATGCGTGTTTGAACTGACTTCGGGCAATCCAGAATATGGCGCTTTGACGACCGGAATTATTTTGGCAATCAGCGCTCCGTTAACGGTGATTTGCTTTCTTGCAGCAGTCGCAGATGCTAGAGCCAATAATCAATAG
- a CDS encoding peptide deformylase (similar to AA sequence:cyanobase_aa:LBDG_19060), with product MPSVVLVEKKKLDNPPLKMHHMGDRVLRQPAKRVAKVDDEVRETVRQMLQTMYSEDGIGLAAPQVGIHKQIIVIDLEPEKPEAQPLVLINPVIKKFGTATCSGQEGCLSIPGVYLDVDRPETIEVSFKDETGRMRTITADGLLSRCIQHEIDHLNGVLFVDRVDNQLALTQELKKRGFSTNDVRAVR from the coding sequence ATGCCCTCTGTCGTTCTGGTCGAGAAGAAAAAATTAGACAATCCGCCGTTAAAGATGCACCACATGGGCGATCGCGTGTTGCGTCAGCCTGCGAAACGAGTGGCGAAGGTGGATGACGAAGTGCGCGAAACTGTCCGTCAAATGCTGCAAACGATGTACAGCGAAGATGGGATCGGGCTTGCAGCGCCTCAGGTTGGGATTCATAAACAAATTATCGTGATCGATCTCGAACCGGAGAAACCTGAAGCTCAACCGCTGGTGTTGATTAATCCAGTGATTAAAAAGTTCGGTACGGCGACCTGTAGCGGTCAAGAAGGCTGTCTCAGTATTCCAGGAGTTTATCTAGATGTCGATCGACCTGAAACGATCGAGGTTTCCTTTAAAGACGAAACTGGACGCATGAGAACGATCACGGCTGATGGGTTATTGTCCCGTTGCATCCAGCACGAGATTGACCACTTGAATGGCGTTTTATTTGTCGATCGAGTCGATAACCAGCTTGCTCTCACTCAAGAATTGAAAAAACGCGGCTTTTCTACCAATGATGTCCGCGCCGTCCGATAA
- a CDS encoding cell-division protein (similar to AA sequence:cyanobase_aa:LBDG_19050), translating into MVRFFTKLDYLFRETLLGLRRGGWMNWAAVSMVTVLLFLFGISLQASWQLESLLTQFGSQLEVSAYLETGVSADILRSTVERLPEVASVQDVSKEQAWSNLVKELGLSNLTDATQQLEGNPLVDELKVKARSSEQVPILAEKLKKIRGVEEVQYVGEAVQRIAQLNKGFNWISTATIGILTATAIAVINTTIRFIVLARRKEIEIMQLVGATRSWIYLPFLTQGVAFGVVGSAIAFSLIQAIQKFIRHQLSGQAEFVQFLTTGTAGSIHFIALPLILLAFGGMVGFVGSVLAVRRFAKV; encoded by the coding sequence ATGGTTCGGTTCTTCACCAAGTTGGATTATTTGTTCCGCGAAACGTTGTTAGGGTTACGACGAGGCGGCTGGATGAATTGGGCGGCAGTCAGTATGGTGACGGTGCTGCTGTTTCTGTTTGGCATTAGTTTGCAGGCTTCCTGGCAGTTGGAAAGTTTGCTCACTCAGTTTGGCAGTCAGTTGGAAGTCTCAGCTTATCTTGAGACCGGAGTTTCAGCGGATATTTTACGATCGACCGTCGAACGTTTGCCCGAAGTTGCCTCCGTTCAAGATGTCTCGAAAGAGCAAGCCTGGAGCAATCTAGTAAAAGAATTGGGACTATCAAATTTGACCGATGCGACTCAACAGCTTGAAGGGAATCCGCTGGTCGATGAATTGAAAGTGAAAGCGCGATCGTCGGAACAAGTGCCGATTCTGGCTGAGAAATTGAAGAAAATTCGTGGTGTCGAAGAAGTTCAATATGTAGGAGAAGCGGTTCAGCGAATTGCTCAGTTGAATAAGGGATTTAATTGGATTAGTACCGCGACGATCGGGATTTTAACGGCAACAGCGATCGCGGTGATTAATACAACGATTCGATTTATTGTGTTAGCGCGACGGAAAGAGATTGAAATTATGCAGCTTGTGGGGGCGACTCGAAGCTGGATTTATTTGCCGTTTTTAACTCAAGGTGTGGCGTTTGGGGTTGTGGGATCAGCGATCGCGTTTTCGTTGATTCAAGCGATTCAGAAATTCATTCGCCATCAATTGAGCGGACAGGCGGAATTCGTACAGTTTTTAACAACGGGAACCGCAGGCTCAATTCATTTCATTGCATTGCCGTTGATTCTATTAGCGTTTGGTGGAATGGTCGGATTTGTGGGAAGCGTGTTGGCAGTGCGGCGATTCGCTAAGGTTTAA
- a CDS encoding hypothetical protein (conserved hypothetical protein;~similar to AA sequence:cyanobase_aa:LBDG_36760), translating into MTLTIPVNAIQLAPGSTVSIHNLSWQDFERLLADLGENRNTRIAYYQGTLEIMSPLAIHKRRHRIIAYIVTTILELQGRDWEDFGSTTLKRPEVAGIEPDTCLYIDNARLVQGCTDLDLDTYPPPDLAIESDVTSITTVSAYQAMRVPEIWVYRNQALKISVLDSEREAPHSVRYIESSSSPTFPDLPITSLVPQLVQTAIEQGTSRMLRDLRTQFSQSNL; encoded by the coding sequence ATGACGCTCACAATTCCAGTTAATGCGATTCAACTCGCTCCAGGCAGCACCGTCAGCATTCACAATCTATCCTGGCAAGACTTTGAAAGGCTCCTTGCTGACTTAGGTGAAAACCGCAACACTCGCATTGCTTACTATCAAGGCACTCTAGAAATTATGTCCCCGCTTGCGATTCACAAACGCCGTCACCGCATCATTGCTTATATTGTGACAACCATCCTTGAACTACAGGGACGCGACTGGGAAGATTTCGGCTCCACAACCCTTAAACGTCCCGAAGTCGCTGGCATTGAGCCTGATACTTGTCTTTACATCGACAATGCTCGCTTGGTTCAAGGCTGTACCGATCTCGATCTAGACACCTATCCGCCACCCGATCTCGCGATCGAGTCTGATGTTACTTCAATTACTACAGTCAGCGCCTATCAAGCAATGCGAGTTCCTGAGATTTGGGTCTATCGCAATCAAGCTCTAAAAATCAGCGTATTGGATAGCGAACGCGAAGCGCCACATAGTGTTCGCTACATCGAATCTTCGAGCAGTCCAACCTTTCCCGATTTGCCCATTACAAGCCTGGTTCCTCAACTCGTGCAAACTGCGATCGAGCAAGGAACTAGCCGAATGCTTCGAGATCTCAGAACCCAGTTCAGTCAATCTAACCTTTAA
- a CDS encoding ketol-acid reductoisomerase (similar to AA sequence:cyanobase_aa:LBDG_24650), translating into MKKILEEIQTGQFAREFVLENQSGKAGFMAMRRREAEHPIEEVGKDLRSMFSWLKKV; encoded by the coding sequence ATGAAGAAGATTCTCGAAGAGATTCAGACCGGACAATTTGCGCGGGAATTCGTGTTGGAAAATCAGTCGGGTAAGGCTGGATTTATGGCAATGCGGAGACGAGAAGCAGAACACCCGATCGAAGAAGTCGGTAAAGATCTGCGATCGATGTTTAGCTGGCTGAAGAAGGTGTAG
- a CDS encoding transcriptional regulator, AraC family (similar to AA sequence:cyanobase_aa:AM1_6316) — MIQDGKLERVHFSQDDSFLKTVPDPTVVLLNRGATLGSVGVRHLRFLPNDTPAHYSLDHAVMIHLREEQTLKRQIGTQFEQTAIQTGDIFIVPAHAKHFVSHSYETEELIITLAPDLFAQSAYEFAERDRLELLPTFTQADPLIYGIGQSLKLALDAPKPGDQLYIDSLVSALSVHLLRNYCDRAQKLPSYKEGLPRYKLNQVLEYVQTHLAQDIPLTDLAATIGMSQYYFLRSFKQSLGITPHRYVQQQRLERAKGLLKQREMTIADIALDCGFANQTHFTKSFRQTTGMTPKAYREQ; from the coding sequence ATGATTCAGGATGGCAAGCTAGAGAGGGTACACTTCAGCCAGGACGATTCGTTTCTCAAAACCGTGCCTGATCCAACGGTAGTACTTCTGAATCGCGGTGCTACTTTGGGGAGCGTTGGCGTTCGGCACTTGCGGTTTCTGCCAAACGATACGCCAGCGCATTATTCTCTCGATCATGCCGTGATGATTCACTTGCGAGAAGAACAGACGCTGAAACGACAGATTGGCACTCAGTTTGAGCAAACGGCGATCCAGACGGGCGATATCTTCATTGTTCCCGCACACGCCAAACATTTTGTCTCACATTCCTATGAGACTGAAGAGTTAATCATCACCCTGGCTCCTGATTTATTTGCCCAAAGTGCTTATGAATTTGCTGAGCGCGATCGTCTCGAATTGCTGCCCACCTTTACTCAAGCTGATCCGCTCATTTATGGGATTGGGCAATCCTTAAAGTTAGCGTTGGATGCTCCGAAACCTGGTGATCAGCTTTATATCGATTCGTTAGTGAGTGCGCTCTCAGTGCACCTGTTGCGAAACTACTGCGATCGCGCTCAAAAACTTCCCTCTTACAAAGAGGGTCTACCTCGATACAAGCTGAATCAAGTCTTAGAGTATGTTCAGACTCATCTTGCTCAGGACATTCCATTGACAGATTTAGCGGCAACGATTGGGATGAGCCAGTATTATTTTCTGCGATCGTTTAAGCAATCACTGGGAATCACTCCTCATCGTTATGTCCAACAACAGCGGCTCGAACGAGCAAAAGGATTGCTGAAACAACGGGAGATGACGATCGCGGATATTGCTTTAGACTGCGGTTTTGCGAATCAAACTCACTTCACTAAGAGTTTTCGTCAAACCACCGGAATGACACCAAAAGCCTACCGAGAGCAGTGA
- a CDS encoding hypothetical protein (similar to AA sequence:cyanobase_aa:NIES39_J03050) has translation MNPQLQVNSMNSTLAIQLPDLPIENYKIVHATIGRFRFRIPRFAQDSIYTQRLEDCVRSLEFVTEVRINRIVCSLIVCYETS, from the coding sequence ATGAATCCTCAATTACAGGTTAATTCGATGAATTCTACACTTGCTATCCAACTTCCCGACTTGCCGATCGAGAACTACAAGATTGTTCATGCCACGATCGGTCGATTCCGGTTCCGCATTCCCCGCTTTGCACAAGACTCAATCTATACACAGCGCCTCGAAGACTGTGTTCGGAGCCTGGAGTTTGTCACAGAAGTGCGAATCAATCGGATTGTTTGCTCACTCATCGTCTGTTACGAAACGAGCTAG
- a CDS encoding hypothetical protein (similar to AA sequence:cyanobase_aa:Cyan7425_2990) → MSNNSQDIQAKLTELGGSMIGGATGEMAGAMVGGAIITLVTGPLGLCTSAVMLTFVAGVLGSKLGGAIANTVNQVSEVSSTQDPDSLQETAAEAFQESAAEKLEEGYGEVIGGLTGLLLAGHKGELVGTIVGGNIARQFRGETANL, encoded by the coding sequence ATGAGCAACAATAGCCAAGATATTCAAGCCAAACTGACAGAACTGGGTGGATCAATGATCGGTGGAGCAACTGGAGAAATGGCAGGCGCTATGGTCGGTGGTGCTATCATCACTTTGGTTACAGGACCATTGGGGCTATGTACGAGTGCTGTGATGCTGACATTCGTGGCTGGAGTCTTAGGCAGTAAGCTAGGGGGAGCGATCGCCAACACCGTCAATCAAGTCAGTGAAGTTTCCAGCACTCAAGATCCTGATTCCCTCCAAGAGACTGCGGCAGAAGCATTTCAAGAGAGCGCAGCAGAGAAGTTGGAGGAGGGATACGGTGAAGTGATTGGCGGACTGACAGGATTACTGCTAGCTGGACACAAAGGAGAGCTTGTTGGGACGATTGTGGGCGGAAACATTGCTCGTCAATTCCGAGGAGAGACAGCAAATCTATGA
- a CDS encoding short-chain dehydrogenase/reductase SDR (similar to AA sequence:cyanobase_aa:Npun_R0572): protein MATNSKVWLITGSSTGFGRSLAEAILKHGDRVIATARKPEQLNDLGAQYPNTVKAIRLDVTQPQNVREVVDAAIAAFGRIDVLVNNAGYALIGALEEVSDEQIRRNFDTNLFGSIDMMRAVLPIMRQQQSGHIINMSATAGFSNELGFSIYGGTKFALEGVSEAVYGEVHPLGIKVTIVEPGPFRTDFAGRSLDRAAISMEAYQGTVGKFVQFLNQFEETRSQPGDPDKAAQAIIQIVNTENPPLRLVLGQYSYRKFRAKIESLTQELNEWEAIAANTDFATTEAY from the coding sequence ATGGCTACGAATTCAAAGGTTTGGTTAATCACAGGGAGTTCAACTGGGTTTGGACGGTCTTTAGCAGAAGCGATATTGAAGCATGGCGATCGTGTGATTGCGACTGCTCGCAAACCTGAACAACTGAATGACTTGGGCGCTCAGTATCCCAACACTGTAAAAGCAATTCGCCTTGATGTTACACAACCTCAAAACGTTCGCGAAGTTGTAGATGCAGCGATCGCTGCCTTCGGACGAATTGATGTTTTGGTGAACAATGCAGGTTATGCCTTAATTGGTGCGTTGGAAGAAGTCAGCGATGAGCAAATTCGACGGAACTTTGACACCAATCTATTTGGCTCTATCGACATGATGCGGGCAGTACTACCAATCATGCGACAACAGCAAAGCGGTCACATCATCAATATGTCTGCGACCGCTGGCTTCTCCAATGAACTTGGCTTCTCGATTTACGGTGGAACAAAATTTGCACTCGAAGGCGTATCTGAAGCGGTCTATGGAGAGGTTCATCCATTGGGAATCAAGGTGACGATCGTTGAACCAGGTCCGTTTCGGACAGACTTCGCTGGACGATCGCTCGATCGAGCAGCAATTAGCATGGAGGCTTACCAAGGAACTGTTGGCAAGTTCGTGCAATTTCTCAACCAATTTGAAGAGACTCGGAGTCAACCGGGTGATCCAGACAAGGCAGCACAGGCGATCATTCAAATCGTTAATACTGAGAATCCGCCCCTGCGATTGGTGCTGGGTCAGTATTCTTATCGCAAGTTTCGCGCAAAAATCGAGTCTCTTACTCAAGAACTCAATGAGTGGGAAGCGATCGCAGCGAACACTGATTTTGCAACTACGGAGGCGTATTAG
- a CDS encoding hypothetical protein (protein of unknown function DUF497;~similar to AA sequence:cyanobase_aa:PCC8801_1969), translating into MQFEWDEAKNLENIRKHEIDFADVSEMFESPMLIEPDDRFDYGEDRWFGIGFLGNGIAIVVWTERNDDVIRVISARRANRHERQRFEKYLSD; encoded by the coding sequence ATGCAGTTTGAGTGGGATGAAGCGAAAAATCTAGAAAACATTCGTAAACACGAAATTGACTTCGCAGATGTATCGGAGATGTTTGAAAGCCCAATGTTAATCGAGCCAGACGACCGTTTTGATTACGGCGAAGACCGTTGGTTTGGTATCGGGTTTCTCGGTAACGGCATCGCGATCGTCGTATGGACAGAGCGGAATGATGATGTGATTCGAGTCATTTCAGCACGAAGGGCAAATCGGCATGAACGACAAAGATTTGAAAAATACCTCTCGGACTAA
- a CDS encoding hypothetical protein (similar to AA sequence:cyanobase_aa:PCC8801_1968) gives MNDKDLKNTSRTNWAALEAMEDEDIDYSDIPPLTDEFFERATLRIPVKQAHRFVQIDPDVLEWFQAQEGEHRALINSVLRHYIENGDERSAV, from the coding sequence ATGAACGACAAAGATTTGAAAAATACCTCTCGGACTAACTGGGCAGCGCTTGAGGCGATGGAAGATGAGGATATCGACTATTCTGATATTCCCCCGTTGACGGATGAGTTTTTTGAGAGAGCAACGCTGAGAATCCCGGTGAAACAAGCGCATCGGTTTGTTCAGATAGATCCAGATGTTCTCGAATGGTTTCAAGCTCAGGAAGGAGAGCATAGAGCGTTGATTAACTCAGTTTTACGTCATTACATTGAGAATGGCGATGAACGGTCAGCCGTGTAA
- a CDS encoding ketol-acid reductoisomerase (similar to AA sequence:cyanobase_aa:LBDG_24650), with protein MARMYYDADANLDLLAGKTIAIIGYGSQGHAHALNLKDSGMNVIVGLYPGSKSAGKAKDAGLTVHSVADAAKAADFIMILLPDEVQRSVYQHEIEPNLSAGNVLLFAHGFNINFGQIVPPADVDVVMVAPKGPGHLVRRTYEQGQGVPALFAVYQDATGQARDRAMAYAKGIGGTRAGVLETTFREETETDLFGEQVVLCGGLSALIKAGFETLVNAGYQPELAYFECLHEVKLIVDLIVEGGLASMRDSISNTAEYGDLTRGPRIVTDATRAEMKKILEEIQTGQFAREFVLENQSGKAGFMAMRRREAEHPIEEVGKDLRSMFSWLKKV; from the coding sequence ATGGCTCGGATGTATTATGACGCTGATGCCAACTTAGATTTACTTGCGGGAAAAACGATCGCAATTATCGGTTACGGTTCTCAAGGGCACGCACACGCCCTCAACCTGAAAGACAGCGGCATGAATGTCATCGTCGGGCTGTATCCAGGCAGTAAGTCCGCAGGTAAAGCGAAAGATGCTGGACTGACGGTGCACTCGGTTGCAGATGCCGCCAAAGCTGCGGATTTCATCATGATTTTGCTACCGGATGAAGTGCAAAGAAGTGTCTACCAACACGAAATTGAGCCGAATTTGAGCGCTGGAAATGTTCTGCTGTTTGCACACGGCTTTAACATTAACTTCGGTCAAATCGTGCCCCCTGCGGATGTGGATGTCGTGATGGTGGCTCCGAAAGGACCTGGACATTTAGTGCGTCGGACTTATGAACAAGGTCAAGGCGTTCCGGCATTGTTCGCGGTGTATCAAGATGCAACGGGACAAGCCCGCGATCGAGCAATGGCATACGCGAAAGGCATCGGTGGTACTCGCGCTGGTGTTCTCGAAACGACTTTCCGTGAAGAAACTGAAACCGATTTGTTTGGTGAACAGGTTGTACTCTGCGGCGGTTTGAGTGCTTTGATCAAAGCTGGATTTGAAACGCTCGTAAATGCTGGATATCAGCCAGAACTTGCTTACTTTGAGTGTTTGCACGAAGTGAAACTGATTGTGGATCTGATTGTCGAAGGTGGTTTGGCAAGTATGCGCGATAGCATTTCCAATACTGCTGAATACGGTGATCTCACTCGTGGACCTCGAATCGTCACGGATGCGACTCGTGCAGAGATGAAGAAGATTCTCGAAGAGATTCAGACCGGACAATTTGCGCGGGAATTCGTGTTGGAAAATCAGTCGGGTAAGGCTGGATTCATGGCAATGCGGAGACGAGAAGCAGAACACCCGATCGAAGAAGTCGGTAAAGATCTACGATCGATGTTTAGCTGGCTGAAGAAGGTCTAG
- a CDS encoding type III restriction enzyme, res subunit (similar to AA sequence:cyanobase_aa:LBDG_25740) has translation MPRMSCLTYDRGTLILHPPPRGKAWVEFAVWDDRIEKFRIPANQYRELVLALRSEGTEIDDRAKGFDAIELVPAVEMEPYPHQKEALAAWKNSGRLGVVVLPTAAGKTYLAQLAIQATQRSTLIMVPTLDLMHQWYANLCAAFPDTEIGLLGGGSRDRTPILISTYDSAAINAETLGNQYALLVFDECHHLPSDFNRVIAEYAIAPYRLGLTATPERSDGKHEDLKLLIGEEIYRKTAEELSGSALAKHEAIEIKVSLSKQERERYDQLIQIRNAFLKEANIYLSNAQGWQRFVQASARSKAGRKAMLAHREAKSIAFGTEGKLRVLSDLLARHYPERTLIFTDDNATVYRISQDLLIPAITHQTPVKERHEILTKFKQGDYRSLVASRVLNEGVDVPDASIAIVLSGTGSAREYIQRMGRILRKSKDPTKLAILYEVVAEDTNEEGVSKRRKPNQKTKPRSTNRQLELVPYSPPPTVIPRAAEGEANYDDW, from the coding sequence ATGCCGAGAATGTCTTGCCTGACATACGATCGCGGTACGCTCATTCTTCACCCGCCACCCAGAGGTAAAGCTTGGGTCGAATTTGCGGTGTGGGACGATCGCATCGAAAAGTTTCGCATTCCCGCCAATCAGTATCGGGAGTTGGTTTTGGCATTGCGATCGGAAGGAACTGAAATCGACGATCGAGCGAAAGGATTTGATGCGATCGAGCTTGTTCCCGCTGTCGAAATGGAACCTTACCCCCATCAAAAAGAAGCCCTCGCAGCTTGGAAAAATTCAGGTCGATTAGGCGTTGTTGTTCTCCCCACCGCAGCAGGAAAAACTTATCTTGCTCAACTGGCAATTCAAGCGACTCAGCGCAGCACATTGATCATGGTTCCAACTTTGGATCTCATGCACCAATGGTATGCAAATCTCTGTGCAGCATTTCCCGATACAGAGATTGGATTGTTAGGCGGAGGATCACGCGATCGTACTCCGATTCTGATTTCAACCTATGACAGTGCCGCAATTAACGCTGAAACATTAGGCAATCAATACGCGCTATTAGTGTTCGATGAATGTCATCATTTGCCGAGTGATTTTAATCGAGTAATTGCGGAATATGCGATCGCGCCTTATCGATTAGGTTTAACCGCAACACCAGAACGCAGTGACGGTAAACACGAAGATCTAAAGCTTTTAATTGGTGAAGAAATTTATCGAAAAACCGCAGAGGAATTATCAGGATCGGCTCTAGCGAAACACGAAGCGATCGAAATTAAAGTATCGCTTTCTAAACAGGAACGTGAACGCTATGATCAACTGATTCAAATTCGCAACGCATTTCTAAAAGAAGCAAATATCTATCTTAGTAATGCTCAAGGATGGCAGCGATTTGTTCAAGCAAGTGCGCGATCGAAAGCTGGACGAAAAGCAATGTTAGCTCACCGGGAAGCCAAGTCGATCGCATTCGGAACTGAAGGAAAACTTAGAGTTCTCTCGGATCTTCTCGCTCGTCATTATCCCGAACGCACTCTAATTTTTACGGATGATAATGCTACTGTTTATCGGATTTCTCAAGATCTATTGATTCCCGCAATCACACACCAAACCCCTGTAAAAGAGCGTCATGAGATTCTGACTAAATTTAAGCAAGGAGATTATCGATCGCTCGTTGCCTCGCGTGTTCTCAATGAAGGTGTAGACGTGCCTGACGCGAGTATTGCGATCGTACTTTCAGGAACCGGATCAGCCCGCGAATACATTCAACGCATGGGGCGGATTCTTAGAAAGAGCAAAGATCCTACAAAATTAGCCATTCTCTACGAAGTTGTGGCAGAAGATACGAACGAAGAAGGCGTATCAAAACGACGAAAACCGAATCAGAAAACGAAACCTCGATCGACGAATCGCCAACTCGAACTCGTTCCTTACTCGCCACCGCCCACCGTGATCCCCAGAGCCGCAGAAGGCGAAGCGAATTACGACGATTGGTAG